Proteins co-encoded in one Prunus persica cultivar Lovell chromosome G6, Prunus_persica_NCBIv2, whole genome shotgun sequence genomic window:
- the LOC18774501 gene encoding cysteine proteinase inhibitor 5, with the protein MRLQWVLAVLVLVVPLVTAAAPDVALETWDPVQNTSEPYWINTAEFAVSSYNKHEKKNLVFESVVKGKTRYEVTGLYIVLVIKVKDGSLPSANYDVGVRDKYAGPNPLDLIYFRRRPKFW; encoded by the coding sequence ATGCGTCTTCAATGGGTTCTTGCAGTCCTTGTTCTGGTCGTTCCACTCGTGACTGCTGCTGCCCCAGATGTAGCTCTTGAGACTTGGGATCCCGTACAGAACACCAGCGAACCATATTGGATAAATACCGCAGAGTTCGCTGTCTCTTCGTATAACAAGCATGAGAAGAAGAATTTGGTGTTTGAAAGCGTGGTCAAGGGCAAGACACGCTACGAGGTAACAGGCCTCTATATCGTCCTTGTCATTAAGGTCAAAGATGGGTCATTGCCCAGCgcaaattatgatgttggaGTACGTGATAAGTATGCTGGTCCTAATCCTTTGGATTTGATATACTTTCGCAGAAGACCTAAATTTTGGTGa